In Brassica napus cultivar Da-Ae chromosome C2, Da-Ae, whole genome shotgun sequence, the sequence TTGTACTTCTTCTCGAGCGGTAAGATTTACTAGACTACTTATTCTCATGTGTTAACCATTGATAactttcttcatctttatctgcatactaggtgatttttccgtgcttatgcacggatataaatatttctaaagtaaatatattataataattgattgctacttacttttaatttaaaattaatttatatgcatcacttatattaataatattgtattactttaattatacatatgattttatatatgttatatctaatcggtatttttgtttttcagtcgatttagttatcatttgggtaAATTGGATTGCATCTATGAATTcaactgtaatattttttattctatatattaaaattttgattaatttcttatttgcatttaggtggttgttgtcttagatatgtaaatatattttatgaagattatgtataacttaagatatattgtgcttagaatgaaataaaaaataaagtaaagtgtctgattccaaattacataaattaatataacgaaatgataatattctgaagtctcatgcatatatataaattttacaaaagaactaaattgtaacagttggttaatattttattttcatttagatATGCTTTGAGTTGTCCTATGATTTATAGTTATAAAGtaaattactattcttataaaattatatattcttatcgtagttaaatctatgattttagatataagttggattagtcgaATCACTAATGTTGTGAGTATACTgagttatatatattctttcaaattcaaaataaagtataattatttttttattctaattaagtcaaatgtgcatgtatttcgtaatatttatcaaattatatgttgatgtttttaaaaacaattattagaaaataaagtgatgatCAATATGAAGTTACATGCGTAAGTAGGTGATACATTTTTGAAAGTTCATGAACagatatcaatatttataataattaaattattcaaCAAATTCTAAACAATTTAtgcctttgatttattgaatggaaactaaaatttattttaaataatcttaaaaatttgaattcagatttgctttgatattttgattatggttctattaagttccacaaacataaaaacataaaatttaaaagcaattttaaaattatgaaaaaataactttaataatgataaaatataatatatgtacctcattaaattattttgtaactatttgatcaaacatttttattttaaaatttatttttagttttttttaattatctcttaaaaataagcagtaaaaaattgtgattttatttaaaaataataatatataagtaaaatacaatttatcaatatttttttgttgtacttgaaaaatattatagtcaactaaatatatgaaaaataaataaaacatttcaatattactaattattaactatttttagacaattaaacatatatcagtttatgttactcaattattttatgtaatcatctaagaaaatatatagatatataaaaatatttgattactttgaaattttttgtattgtttaaaatgatattttaaaagaaataatatttctttttctaatatcaagattatctgtgtaaattgttttttaatgaaatcacattatatagaaatttataattttcatctaagaaaatatagatataaggaaagtattttattacttcaaaattatattttatgttatttaaaaatattttttaaatgtaatattactattttgtcaactttctttttttatgaaatcatattatatataaatatatttttgttgttcaattcctttttttaactttataaaaaatctccttttttattatgtgtatatttttcggaaattttttaaaaggaaactaaataaataaataaataatagtatttaaaatgtaaattaattcattaagggtgtcagtgtaatcaaccatcgtgagacTTAACGTGAGAGTGACACataggaaactgacttctcaaataatattatagagatgtgTATTTCAGGATGGTCACTTGTTCAAGTGGGTTGAGGATGGAACATATGAAGAAGTGAATGAGCTGAAAATAGAAGGGacgtttttaataaattatctcAAGCTTCAGATCGAGAACTTGAAAGAAGAAATCCAAAGATGCAAAAACAagatgaaaatattcaaaagaaagacCATTGTGCTTTTTGGGGGCTTGTGTGTTGTGGCCATTGTTGTCTTCTGTGAGAAGATGTTTGACCAAGGTGAAAGTTCACTTGTGTTTGGTAAGAAGAAAATGTAAGAGAATATAAGAGAATATGTATGAAAATGTAAGACAATTTATGTGTTTGGTAGTGAGAGAATATGTATGAAAATGTAAGACAATTTATGTGTTTTAAACAAGCTTTTGAGTAATATTTATTGAGCATAAAATTATCGCCACTTGCTAGTTTTCAatacttaatttttttcataaacttGATTTTAGATTGGGGCTTGAGTTTACAAAAAGAGTTACCCATCCATACATATCCGAGACTTAAAATCCTACATCACCAAAGGAGAAACCCGAGAAAATCCAAAACGACAAGCCAAACAACATCCTTACACactaaataggaaaaaaacttCAACATAGCATAAACATGAAGACCACATCTACACTTGGTTATGTAGAGAACCCAAACCCTTCTTGTGATGCTCCTTGTGATGATTGAGAAGGTGGAATTTGTGATGATCCTTGAGTAGCTCCTGGCTGCAAGTTTGAAGACCATCCCTACATTAAATAAGCACCTAATGTCAGTGAATAAAGCCATTTCAAACCTGTTCTTTCCGTGGGCGACCTCTAGGACGTTTTGGTGGAGGAGCTGCGGCTGGATTAGGACACATAGTCTTGTTATAGCCTTCCTTCCTACAGTTTGAGAAAGTATGAACTCGACCATGGCGGGTAAGCTTGTGTGGATTAGAAGAAGACTCATGATGAGCTTTCTTTCTAGAATGATCGTTAGGTCTCCCACAGTTGAAGCGTGAGGGTGGTGGAAGAATAGGGAGCCGACCTAATCTTGGCCACGATTGCATCCCTTTAACTGGCTTCATACCTTCTGCATATAGCTGGCGCCATTTTGAAGTCAAGTAGAAATCAGAGACATAATCATTAAGATCTAATCTTGTGTTTGTGATGACACACATAGCATGCATACAAGGCAAACCTTTCAACTTCCAGTTGCCACAACTGCATGTTTTCTCAGCCATGTTGTTGGTGTCTGCATCATTGTGATACTCAATCTCATGCACCTGTCCAGTGGTCATATATCTAATGCAATCCTTAGCTCTTTGCCGGTTAAGCTCAATCTCCTTATCTTCTCTTGGCGTGAACCGTTTATTCCACATGTTGGTCAAAATGGTTCTCTTTGTGTTTCTCACCATGGTCTTTCTCCTAACATCTGTCAGCATATCAAGAAGAGATTTCCTTCTAGACTCCCTAACACTTCTATTGAATGATTCTGACAGGTTGTTTAGGTTGTCATTGCAGCATGATCCAAGCTTGAAGAATGCACTGGACCATGTCACCGGTACAGTAGACTGCAGAGAGTGATAAGCTCCTTCATTGTAGGTCTTAAGTGCCTCTAAGTTGGTCGTAAACATTCTGGTGTGTAGCTTCGTGCTATTTTCCAGAATAGACGCTCAAGGACAATGTCTTTATTTGTCTTCTTCCAGTTTTGTAGAACATGTCTAGCACACATTCTGTATTCGGCCTGAGGAAGCTCTTCGTGTACTGCATGTGATATTccctgtcatgtccccgatcctagataggatcgtccggacggaccatggtgcgaggagacgcaccagtcaggtcgtaagaccttgagacaagcgtatcatggtccAAATTGATGGTTAAGGAAGTCAggcagctgagacttaacctggATACGATGGAGACAAGTTGAAGAGAGCTGGACGAGTGATCCGGAAGCTGGACGAGGTCCGGGTCAAGCACAATCAGCTAGGTCCGGGAGAAGCTCACCTAGACTTGGTCAACTCACGGGAGCTaatggactagctcactcagctggggcaGCTGAtggtcagctcatctcagcttggCGGAGTGTTCCGGTCTGGACCAGTGTGGTCGGGTCCGAGCGGTTACCAGACCGTGTCGGCGGCCCGTGTGGGACGATGGGTCCGTGTGCAACCACGATCGGACCAGGATGTTGGGAAAAGGCCTGGGAGTTGGTTTTCATTTGGGAAACTGCCAAGGGAGCAGTTGGGCGGTTATGGGGCCAGTTATGGGAAGTTataggcgaaagggtgcaaGAGGACAAGTGGCACCCATTCGGCCAATCCCTTGCAACCGATCGCCCAAGGCAGTTACCGGTTcctctctctataaatataAGGCTCTGGGGTTGATTTTGGGCATCATATTCCTTAAGGAAAGCTCTGAGGAAATcgtgagagagaaagcaagagagagagagacatgcGGTGGAAGAAGAAACCGTGAGTGGTGGTGATTGTTCTGTTCCGGCGAGGACTAGACCGTGAGAGACAAGGCTTGTGgagatggataccagacagaaggagaaagagaaggagaaagaggcgGCGCAAGGAGACCGCACGCCTAAGGTACGGGCTTGGACCGTGGTAAAGGAAAGTAACTGTGAGGACTCTAGCCGtaggaagatgtgtggtgaatgggtcattCCTAGTAGATGTGAAGTATTGATAGCCTACTGCACAAACTGTGAACTTATGATAGACTAGTGTACATCTTGTTTAGTATGAACGAttgaatgatgtatgaatctcagttattatttatgaaatgtCAATTTGCCTTACTTGATTCTGATTTTTAAGTGTGATTGAATAAACCTCAAAACTATGATAACTACTTAGAAACATATTACACTCGAAATTGGAAGTAAAGGAATCAAACCTAGTAGAAATGGTTAGGTaagccgcggtctggttggaatGAGGattccaggatcgggtcttacattCCCTGTACAAATGAACAATCAAGGCTAAATACACTAGAGAAGtcttaatatatacataaagaaATGATGAACATACCTGATGCTTGTTTGAGATTATTGTTATAGCCTCGCCATCGTCAAGATCCAAGTCTTTTTTCAGTAGTTGCACAAACCATAACCAATTTGGATTATCCTCAACTTCTACCACAGCCCAAGTTATTGGAAAAATCCTATATATTATCCCCATCCCTACCAACAGCAGCTAGCATTTGACCTTTAATGTCCCATTTCATAAATGCAGCATCCAATCCTATAATGGGTCTACATGAGCCTTTCCATGACGTTTTCAAGgcttcaaaacacatatacaAGCGGTGAAATCTTTGTTTGCTTCAAGGAACCGGACCAGGAATTGTATCAGCATCCATTGTTGATCCGACATTAGATTTACGTACCTCTTCATGGTAATCCCAAAGTCTTGCAAAGTGGATTTCATGACCCGCCTTTCTTCTGGCTGCAAGTGTTGCCTTTGCTCTTCTACATTGTTCTTCGGTCACAGTCATATTATACTCTCTCTTTATTTCATCAACCATCTCCTTCGATCTAATTTTAGGATTGATTCGAAGTCTCTCCTCAAATAATTGTGCTATTGTTCCACACTTAAGCAGCTTCGTATAACCAGACCTAACACAAATATGTGTGTTCAAAAATACTTTCACCATCAGCTTGTTCCTGCCTTTTTCGAAAGAAATGTACACTCTCCAAccacatttttctttttcatgttGTGTGCACCGAATTCCAAGCCTATCAGCTGAGGACTTATAGAACTTTATGTCGTATTGTGTCTTGAGAGAATACTTGAGAACAGCAAACTTAAACTCATCAGCGTTATCAAACTAGATACTGAACTAGTTATGGTACTTAGTTGGAAGCTACAATACTAtttgaaattcaaatattttgttttgcaaGCAATAGATGAATGGTAAATTGTCAATAAAAATTTACGGCCATGTAAAATTCAATATGATGCACATTATACAGATgaagaatcaataaatcatgtcCTATTTGAATGCCCActaatgatttttaatttcttgatcTTCGCAAACACGAATTActtattttggaaaatttcaAAAGATTATGATTTCACCTATTTTTTGTGAATAATGTTGTATATTAGGAAGAAtataaatgataaggtttataAGAATCAAAATGTAACTCACAAgatattttgtatatagtgAAAATTGAAGGTGACTTGTGGGCTGAGATTTACAAGTTAACAACTTAAAACTTCAGAGGAGAATTAAGTATGCTATTCAATCGAGCCAACAATTGGAAGATATGAGATGATGTTATGTGGATGGAGCTTGGAGAGAACAATGCATTTTTAAGGGTTAAGGATGGTTTTTCAGCACATGTTCACTCGGCCGGCAAAAGTATGTGGGTCATGAATATCTGACTAAGCCTATCACTTTTACATGCGGAATTTGAACTTTTGATTTGGTCGATAAAATGCATAAAGATCCTATAGTTCTTTTGAGGTGGTGTTCGCAACAAACTCTTCTTAGCTAGTGAAGATAATATTTACACTAACATAATAATTAGGTTTCACTTTGGGCTTGGATGAATTTCAATGATGTAAGGATTTTTCAAACTTTGTAATCCAACATATTCCAAGAgcaaatctttatatataaagtaagcTTTGGATCCCTCCTGATGATGCCAACAAGGACGCCACGTCATCAATTCGCGGGCTCCTGTTGCGACACGTCAGAAACGCACCATTTCATTAAAGCCTGATTCTATTGATACGGGCTTGGCGTTTGGGCTTCATGTGCCGACGACCACAATCTTCTGCTGGAACCCTAATCAGCCTCTACGCTCTCCTTCGATCGGCGCAGATGCGATCAAGCATCTGTAACGGTTCTTCGATAATTAATGGTCTTAAATCGTCTTTAATCACCATCCCACTACGAAGCTCCCTCTCCTGCGCTGTTCGCCGTCTTTGCCACCATTGACTTTTAGGGTTCTTCCTGTTCTTCGAGCTCTGAGTAGATAAACCGACATATGTGAGACAAATCGTTATGACGAATCTCTAGATCAAGCTGTCAGACGCGTCGTTTCTTCCGGTAAACATCATCCTCACAAGTCTTAATAACGCTTGAAACTTCTTTTTCGTTGGAATGTCGAACTCATCTATCCTCCTCGCTGTTGTTTAGAATCAATCTAGATCTGAAACTCTCAAGCGTCTCCTCACAGGTTGTTTTGCCTCTTCAATTATCTCATAATCTTCAGTTTGATCTCTGTTTCAATATTTGATCTCTGTTTCAATAGATTTAACGATTGAAGAAACACTCGATGATGTTTTATGGacagttttgtttttatcaCATAACCCAAGCTGCAAGCTTGTGTTTTTGTTTGCATCTTTTGCAGTTACCATCACGTATCTCCTCTTGGGTTATATGCTTAGATGGGTTCTTCTCTTGCAGATTTTGAAGGCTTTAAGATCACATGAGAGCCTGAGGTTGTGATTGCACCAAGTTAGCAGCTTTACATGATCGATGTATCTGTTCTTTAAACATGGGAGATTGTGTCATCGGAGCTTTCATCAGTATTCTTGAAAGCGTTGCTATTAATTTTGGAACAAACCACATAATAAAGTAAGCATTTGCGTCTGGCCGTACCGCTTGGTTTCATTTGTCCTCATGTGCTTACTTTGTTGGTTTGTGTATTATCAGAGAAAGAAGTTAGCTTTACATGCAAGATAATGGTCGAGAAAAGACGTCATTGAAGCCTCTTATACAGTTCAGACATGGATAGTTGATGCAACTGTTGATCAATAGAAAAtgccagaaaaaaaataaaaatataaaggtGCCAACACGTCACGCCAATGATTTTAGTAATTACCTTTAGATCAagctctgtttctttttttttaaatgatcgTCTTTCAAGTGTTTCTCCTTCGTTCTGCAGGATGAAAGGAAGGATACAACCGGCAGTATGTGTGACATGCTTACCTACTACCTAGAAGAATGGTCTCTTCTCGACAGAGATCATTCAAATTCTTTGTAAAGAGCAACTGAAGCCTCGCAAGCCAGCATGCTTCGTTTTCCAATTATTGAAAAAGCTGTGGTAAGTGTTTGTTTTGGCTTACTTTATATCAGTAGAGTCCATTTTATGAatgattttttatgatttttgtgtT encodes:
- the LOC106430256 gene encoding uncharacterized protein LOC106430256 yields the protein MFTTNLEALKTYNEGAYHSLQSTVPVTWSSAFFKLGSCCNDNLNNLSESFNRSVRESRRKSLLDMLTDVRRKTMVRNTKRTILTNMWNKRFTPREDKEIELNRQRAKDCIRYMTTGQVHEIEYHNDADTNNMAEKTCSCGNWKLKGLPCMHAMCVITNTRLDLNDYVSDFYLTSKWRQLYAEGMKPVKGMQSWPRLGRLPILPPPSRFNCGRPNDHSRKKAHHESSSNPHKLTRHGRVHTFSNCRKEGYNKTMCPNPAAAPPPKRPRGRPRKEQGWSSNLQPGATQGSSQIPPSQSSQGASQEGFGFST